AATAAAAAAAACCATACAGAAGAAGAAGTACAAAGTGTCTTGGAAGATTTTTCCCAGCCAAGCCCCCAGGTTTACGACCTTGCGCAAGAGTCCCCTCACTTGCAAGCACAGGCCGAATTAACTGAAGAAAATAATGAAATTAAGCTAAAAAATTTACTTTCAATTCAACAGCTCATTGAAAAACATCAAAGTGAACAACACGAAATCCAAAGAAAACTTGATCTAGCTCTTCAGCAGCTTGAGCACTATGACGACAGTTTTGCTTTACTCCAAGAGGAAAATAGCCAGCTTAAGCAGATGCAAAAAATAAATAGCCAGAATGACGATAAAAAAATGTTGGAGAAACGTTTATCAGAAAGTCATAAGCATGCCGAGCAGTTGGACAGAGTGATCCATTTTCTTAGGGAAAGATTGGAAGAAGCTAACTTAGAGGCCCGCCAGCTTAAAGAAGATTATCAAAAATCTCAAGACTTGCTTTTAGAAACTACTTCTGAAAAAGAGCATGTTAAGTCTCTATTAGCCGAGGAACAGCAGGCTAAAACGGAAGCTTTAGAAGAAGTTGCTGCTCTAAGCGATCAATTTTCCGCACTCAAAAATCATGTCTATGAGGCCGAAAGAAAACTTCAAGAAATCCAACAAGAACTAGACACCTATAAAGATCGTGAACGCTCACTTCGAGAGGAGGCGGCCGGACTGCAGCATGTGAAAACTGAGCTGGAGGCTGCTTTGCAAAAAGAAACCCAACTTTCCCATCAGGTGAAAGCCCAAAGTCATGAGATTTTGACAAAATTTACTCAATTAAAAGAAGAAGTGGAACAATTACAATCCCATACAGACCAAGCGGCACTTGCTCACCTTGCCATAAGCTCTCAGCTAGCACAATCTCAAGAGCTGCTCAAAGAAAAAGAAATCAAGCTTAAAGAGATCCAGCAGTCCCTTAATGCCCATACAGAAGAAAAACAAAAACACGACCAGATTCTAGTGACTTTACAAGCCCAAATTCAAGAACTTGAAGCAAGCTTGCAATCAGCTGAACTTCATCTCGCTAAAAAGGTAAGAGAAATTGCTTTGTATCAAGAAAGCTATGAAGAGCAAAAATTAAACCTTCAAGGAATGGAAAATACTCATCGGCATGATGAGGAAAAAATCGTGGAGCTTCAACAGAAAATCGATGCGTCTAAACAAGTCGAGGCTCAACTAGAAAAACGAGCCAAACAATGGGAGCAACAATACCTTGAAATGCATGAAAAATGGCAAAAAGCAGAGATACGGAATGAAGAGCTTAAAACGGTTGAGATAAAGCACAATCAAATGCAAACCATTTTAAAAAATTTGGAAGCCTTAATTGGCTCTCCTTTATTACCCCCGACAGAAACAGAAAAGAATGTTTCCTTATCGTTTAACCATGAGCCAAAGCAAATAAGTGAACCTTCACTTTTTGATTTGAAAGATTACGCATTTTCCAAACCTAGAGATACTTTTTTTGACTAAGACTTTAAAAACTATTCTTGGAATTGATCCAGGGACAAGAATCACAGGATATGGAATCGTTTCTTTCGACGGATTTAATTTTTCTGCTCTTGATTATGGATGCATACGCCCACCAGCCTCTCTTAAACTTAGCGATCGTTACTTCATTATCTACGAGGGTATCGCGCATTTGTTAGAAAAGCATGCAATAGATGCCCTTGTAGTAGAGACGCAATTTGCAAGTAAAGCAAATCCCCAAAGTGGAATTAAGCTAGGAATGGCTCGGGGTGCTATCATCATCGCAGCCAAAAAATATCAGATTCCTATTTACGAATATCCTCCTACTCAAGTTAAATTAGCTGCTGTAGGATATGGCCATGCAAGCAAACACCAAGTTCAAGCCATGATTCAAAACCAATTTCGTTTGAATCAAATGCCTCCTCCAGATGCTGCCGATGCTTTGGCTTTAACCTTATGCTATATGTATTCTCATAAAAATAAACAGGCCTTTTCTGAGCTTTGATTTAAGGACTCACCATGTATGACTATTTAAAGGGAGTTTTAATTGCTGCTTCCCCTACCTCTGTTGTGATTGAAGCGGGAGGTATCGGTTATAAGATTTTTATTCCAACTAGCACTTTTGGTAAATTAGCGGCAATCGGACAAAGTGTGAAACTCTATATTTCCTTTGTAATTCGCGAACAATCTCACACGTTATTTGGTTTTTTCTCAGCTGAAGAGCGAGAACTATTTGAAACTCTACTCACTGTTTCAGGCATAGGACCCAAAACGGCTGTTGCCTTAATTGGATACCTCTCCTCTACTCAATTGAGCGCAGCTATCTATAGCCACGACATAACTGCCCTTTCTAAAGTACCTGGCGTAGGTAAAAAAACAGCAGAACGCTTAATCGTCGAATTGAAAGATAAACTTACTAAAACGGGGGTTCATCCAGCTGTGGAAGCAGTGGCAGCTTCCCCTCTTTCAGAAAAAAGTCAGACAATTGTAGATGCTCTCAACGCTCTTATCCATTTAGGTTATAATCAGGCTGTAGCTAAGCAAGCTATCCAAAAAACTTTGAAAGAATATTCCCCTGACATTGATTTGGCCACGTTGATTACAGCCACTCTAAAACATATTTGATCTAAATTTTGGGTATTTGCTCGTCTATCTCCAGAATGTTTCGTCCTCACCGGCACGATTTTTTCGAAGAAAATAGCCAGCCGCTTACTTTAAAAGCGGCTAAAAATCAGGAAGAAAAAGCTCAAGCTCTAGGTTATTTAGTCGCTCTTTTCATCCTTGAGCTCTTCAACAGGTGTTGCAGAAAGAACTTCTGTAATCCCTGCTTTGATAACTTCAATTTTTGAACCGTCCACCATTCGAAGAATCACCGTCTGCTCGAGAATTTTGTCAATTGTCCCCACAATCCCCATAGCCACAACGCGATCTCCTTTTTTTAAGGCATTGCGCTGCTCTTCCAGAGCTTTTCTCCGTTTTTGCTCTGGCCGCCATAAAATGAGGTAAAAGCACGCAAGCAAGACACCTATCATGACAAGCGTTTGCCAAAAACTTTGATCTCTCGAAGGAGGAAGATCTTCTTCATTAGCCGCAAACAGCCCACTTTCCACGATCATCAATTGAGCCATGATTAAAAAATAAAGGGTCTTTTTCATGAAATGCATTCCTTGCGGGTAAACGCGCTTTAATTAGGGTAAATGGCGCAAATTTTTTGGTAATATTCATTTAAAGTATCATTTCGAATAGCTTGCCGCAATTTAGCCATGAAATCAAGATAAAAGGCTAAATTTTGCATGGAAACAAGTGTTAATCCTGTAATCTCATCCACATTTAACAAGTGGCGGATGTAGGCTTTGGAAAATTGCGAAGTATAGCAATCAATCTCTGGGTCCAAAGGGGTAAAATCATCCGCGTAGCGTCCAGCTTTTATAGTGAGTTTACCTGACCATGTAAAGGCTGTCCCATTGCGCGCATTCCGCGTGGGCATCACACAGTCAAACATATCCACGCCTCGCATAACCGCTTCAATAATATTGCGAGGCGTACCCACCCCCATCAAATAGCGAGGTTTATGGCTTGGCAAGCAAGGCACCGTATGCTCAATCATCGCATTCATAATATCGCTAGGCTCTCCCACAGCCAATCCCCCAATTGCATAGCCTTCACAGTTTAAGCTGCTTAACATTTCGGCGGACTGTCGACGCAAATCAGGATATACGCCACCTTGAACGATTCCGAAAAGATTTTGGTAAGGTTGCAGCTCAAAATCGCGGCATACTTTTGCCCAAAGGTGGGTACGATCTAAAGCCTGCTCCATCTTGCTTCTTTCACAAGGATAGGGAGAGCATTGGTCAAAGGTCATCACGATATCGGCCCCGAGCACCCTTTGAATTTGCATACTTTCAGTCGGCCCTAAAAAAAGCTGCGAGCCATCAATATGAGACTGAAAATAAACTCCTTCATTCGCTACCTGATTCAAACTGGCCAATGAAAAAACCTGAAATCCACCTGAATCAGTTAAAATGGGGCGATCCCAATTCATAAAACGGTGCAATCCCCCGGCTTTTGACATGATATCCAGGTTAGGTCGAAGCATCAAATGGTAAGTATTTCCTAAAATGATCTGCGCTCCAATATCGATGAGTTGCTGGTTGGTCAATGTTTTGACGGCTGCTCGAGTTCCTACAGGCATAAAGACGGGTGTTTCAATATCCCCATGAGCCGTCTTTAGCAACCCCAGGCGCGCTTGGCAATTAGCTTCAGTTTTATGAACAGTAAATTTAAGTGATGACATAATGGTTTCCTAATTCTCTGCTTAAGCTCTCTTCATAAAAAGAAGTATATCTTATGCTTTGTCTACTAAAAAAGAAATTTCTTTGCGATTTGTGAACCCTTCCAAATTTGGCTTTAAGAGTGAAATTTAACTTTTCCATAGAATCAGGGATTTATTTTATACTTCTTCTTTTTATGAATAGATTTCTATTTTTCATCTTTTGTTAATATAGCAATATTTTCGATGTGGATTGTATGAGGAAATTGATCCACAGGCTGTACGATCTCAAGACGATACCCTTGAGAAATTAAATTCGAAATATTATCAGCTTGCGTTATCGGATTGCAAGATACATACAAAATCTTTTTAGGATTTAACTGGATTAGTTGCTGCAAAGCGTGCGGATCTAACCCAGCCCGTGGGGGATCAACCACTACTAAATCGGGCATAGGAAAAAGGTTTTTTTCTGCAATTTTGTGTAGCTGCTCATGCACAGCTCCGCATAAAAAATATACATTTGTACAACCATTTTTAGCTGCGTTTGACTGCGCATCTAATACAGCTTCTGGGCAAATCTCAACGCCGACCACAGTTTTTGCAAGCTTTGATAAACATATACTGAATGTTCCAGTTCCACAATATAAATCGTATATCGTAAGGGGGCTAGAAATAGAGGATAATTGGAGAGCCAGCGAATAAAGTTGCTCTGCTTGACGTGTGTTCGGTTGAAAAAAGGCGGACGGGCTTATATTAAATTCTAAAGGGATAGGCTGCTCTTTTGAATGGCTTTGAATGTAAAGTATTTCGCGGATGTGATCGGGACCATAGAGCACCATTTCGTAAAATTGGGTCGCCATCCCTTTTGCAATTTGCTGAATGCGTAAGAAGATACTTAAATGGCATTCTGGACGTTCTGGCTCAAGGCGTTGGCGAAGAATAGCCACAAAAAATTCTAAATCGCTTTTATGCAAGGCATAATCAGCATTACCTGACACTGTCAAAATGATCATTCGATCCCCTGTTCTTTGCCCTTCTCGAAGGGTTAAAGTTCTGAGGGATCCTGTATTACGATAATGATGATAAGCATCTAGCTTGGACGATTCCCACCATTCTCTAACAGCTTTTAAAGCCTCCACAAACCAGCTGTGAGTTAAGTGACATTCAGTTAGATTAAAAACTTTTCCTCGGCTTGAATCCATGATTAATCCCAAATATTTATTTTGAGACAAATCAGTGGAGAAGGAAAATTCCATTTTATTGCGAAATTGCCATGGATTCTGGCAGGGAACAATCGGCAAAAATTGAACATGGGGGGTTAGAAAAGGGGCAAATAAGGTCCGAATGTTTTGCTCTTTAATTTGCAGCTGCTTTTCGTACTCTAATTGCTGCCATCGGCATCCTCCGCAGGTCCCAAAGTGGCTACATTTGGCAGGAATGCGAGAAGGAGACGGTTTGAGCACCTCTTCAAGCTTGCCCAGTTGCTTTTTCGCTCTCCTTTTAAACTGAACTAATGCTTTAATTCGATCGCCGGGAATAGAAAAAGGCACTTCAAGGGAAAGATTGTTCTGTTCCTCATTTTTTAAAATCCCCTTTCCATTCCCCTTTTTTGAAAAATCCACAATGTCCAGTTCCCAGGATTGGGCCTGCTTGAATGCTTTCATTCTCTTCTCTTTTTTAATCAATCGATGATTTACTGAATAAGATTAATAAAAAAAAAGAAATAAAGCAACCTTCAGTTACACGACACAGGGGGAAAATAGGCAAAAAATTTATTTTAGAAAGCCTTTTCAGTGAGTCAGACTATCGTAAAAATCGTCTTCTCTTTTACCGGCCCAAGAAGTATCTGTAGGACGAACCTCCCCTTCAGACTCATAGCGTCGCAGGGCGTAAACTCTAGCAGGATAACAAGGGGAAGCAGCTTGCAATTCCTCTTCCTCTTTACAACCTACTTTGCTATCGTTTGATTCATCGCTTTGTAGAGATGCTGTGATCAACAATAAAAAAAATCCACATAGAAATTTTTTCATAAGCCCTCCCAAATTAATAAATCACTTCATTCATAGCTATAATCGATATTTCCTTTGAATTCAAACTCAATCATCCCTTTCCATCCGCCCCTTTCCATCCGAGCAGGCAACTTTCTTACGGTTAATTACCTAAAAACTTTAAAATAAAGTTCAAGCAAAAGGATTCAAATAAAATGGCAAAACACTTAATGTGCCCCTATTGAAAAAATATTTCCCCAAACTTTTTGTCTTTGCAGAAAAACTTTGCGCTCCCTATTCTAGCAATTTTATTAAACCCTTCACCCCTAAATACAACGAGCCAAACTCGCGTGAACTGTATGGATGCTTTTATTCTATTTTCAGGGATGGCCTTTAACTTCCGATTATGAAAAATCCATCGATAATGGAAAAATTAACTTTAATAGAGCAGCAGCATTTATTAAAAAATTGGAACAACCTTTCTGAAGATTCTAAAAAAATACTTGCGAAGCAGATTGAAGCAATCGATATCGCTGTTTTTCACCAACAAAAAAAAGCTATTCAAAACCCTCCCCAAAGCCATTCTACCCCCCTCTCTTCTTTTCATGACTATCAAGAAGCAGGCAATCCTCTCTTAAAAGCAGAAGGGCAAGCTCTAATTGCTGAGGGGAAAGTAGGATGCCTGATTGTCGCTGGAGGGCAAGGGACACGCCTAAAGATAGATGGGCCGAAAGGGATATTCCCTATTTCCCTTATTCAACGTAAAAGCCTATTTCAGCTATTTGCGGAAAAAACT
The Parachlamydia sp. AcF125 genome window above contains:
- the ruvC gene encoding crossover junction endodeoxyribonuclease RuvC, which gives rise to MTKTLKTILGIDPGTRITGYGIVSFDGFNFSALDYGCIRPPASLKLSDRYFIIYEGIAHLLEKHAIDALVVETQFASKANPQSGIKLGMARGAIIIAAKKYQIPIYEYPPTQVKLAAVGYGHASKHQVQAMIQNQFRLNQMPPPDAADALALTLCYMYSHKNKQAFSEL
- the ruvA gene encoding Holliday junction branch migration protein RuvA; its protein translation is MYDYLKGVLIAASPTSVVIEAGGIGYKIFIPTSTFGKLAAIGQSVKLYISFVIREQSHTLFGFFSAEERELFETLLTVSGIGPKTAVALIGYLSSTQLSAAIYSHDITALSKVPGVGKKTAERLIVELKDKLTKTGVHPAVEAVAASPLSEKSQTIVDALNALIHLGYNQAVAKQAIQKTLKEYSPDIDLATLITATLKHI
- the yajC gene encoding preprotein translocase subunit YajC: MKKTLYFLIMAQLMIVESGLFAANEEDLPPSRDQSFWQTLVMIGVLLACFYLILWRPEQKRRKALEEQRNALKKGDRVVAMGIVGTIDKILEQTVILRMVDGSKIEVIKAGITEVLSATPVEELKDEKSD
- the tgt gene encoding tRNA guanosine(34) transglycosylase Tgt; the protein is MSSLKFTVHKTEANCQARLGLLKTAHGDIETPVFMPVGTRAAVKTLTNQQLIDIGAQIILGNTYHLMLRPNLDIMSKAGGLHRFMNWDRPILTDSGGFQVFSLASLNQVANEGVYFQSHIDGSQLFLGPTESMQIQRVLGADIVMTFDQCSPYPCERSKMEQALDRTHLWAKVCRDFELQPYQNLFGIVQGGVYPDLRRQSAEMLSSLNCEGYAIGGLAVGEPSDIMNAMIEHTVPCLPSHKPRYLMGVGTPRNIIEAVMRGVDMFDCVMPTRNARNGTAFTWSGKLTIKAGRYADDFTPLDPEIDCYTSQFSKAYIRHLLNVDEITGLTLVSMQNLAFYLDFMAKLRQAIRNDTLNEYYQKICAIYPN
- the rlmD gene encoding 23S rRNA (uracil(1939)-C(5))-methyltransferase RlmD, whose translation is MKAFKQAQSWELDIVDFSKKGNGKGILKNEEQNNLSLEVPFSIPGDRIKALVQFKRRAKKQLGKLEEVLKPSPSRIPAKCSHFGTCGGCRWQQLEYEKQLQIKEQNIRTLFAPFLTPHVQFLPIVPCQNPWQFRNKMEFSFSTDLSQNKYLGLIMDSSRGKVFNLTECHLTHSWFVEALKAVREWWESSKLDAYHHYRNTGSLRTLTLREGQRTGDRMIILTVSGNADYALHKSDLEFFVAILRQRLEPERPECHLSIFLRIQQIAKGMATQFYEMVLYGPDHIREILYIQSHSKEQPIPLEFNISPSAFFQPNTRQAEQLYSLALQLSSISSPLTIYDLYCGTGTFSICLSKLAKTVVGVEICPEAVLDAQSNAAKNGCTNVYFLCGAVHEQLHKIAEKNLFPMPDLVVVDPPRAGLDPHALQQLIQLNPKKILYVSCNPITQADNISNLISQGYRLEIVQPVDQFPHTIHIENIAILTKDEK